A window of the Planctomycetota bacterium genome harbors these coding sequences:
- a CDS encoding insulinase family protein encodes MPDRCRRAALGLLACLPSLTLFPLSAEAWQPATALPARPEEIEFSPLEFKPPEAARFRRTLPDGTVVYVAPSHEFPLVTLSITFKGGASLDPADVPGLVASAARLVREGGTTTRKPAEIDEALDFLATEIGVGSGDAFTTATMNCLANTLDESLGLFVDMLRNPGFDAARLETSKARQIAALKQRNDDASSIVGREWRRLLWGPDHFEAREPTAASVAATTRERMADVHRRIFHPGNMIVSATGDFDEQELLARLAKAFAGWQKGPAVPDPVAPTAQLVPGVYHVPKDIPQGKVVIGMRSIARDDPDAIPLAILNDILGGSGFTSRIMQQVRSNEGLAYSAASAVAPKVYYPGQFQARFESKNPTVALATKIVMDLIGQVREEPVTYEELETAKLAAIETFPRQFESKPAMLRLFVNDEWTKRPPGYWQSYRDKVSAVTREDLQRVARKHLDPEKMAILVVGDWDAIAGGDLQRRATMKDFFGGRVTHLPLRDPLSLEPLPEGGETPK; translated from the coding sequence ATGCCCGACCGCTGTCGCCGTGCCGCTCTCGGCCTGCTTGCCTGCCTCCCGTCGCTCACGCTGTTCCCGCTTTCCGCCGAGGCCTGGCAGCCGGCCACGGCGCTCCCCGCCCGGCCGGAGGAGATCGAGTTTTCGCCGCTGGAATTCAAGCCCCCCGAGGCGGCGCGGTTCCGCCGGACGCTCCCCGATGGCACCGTCGTCTACGTGGCGCCGTCGCATGAGTTTCCGCTCGTCACACTGTCGATCACGTTCAAGGGAGGGGCGTCGCTCGACCCTGCCGACGTTCCCGGCCTGGTGGCGTCGGCGGCGCGGCTGGTGCGCGAGGGGGGCACCACCACGCGGAAGCCGGCCGAGATCGACGAGGCGCTCGATTTCCTCGCTACCGAAATCGGAGTCGGCAGCGGCGACGCCTTCACCACCGCGACGATGAACTGCCTGGCGAACACGCTCGACGAGAGCCTCGGCCTGTTCGTCGACATGCTGCGGAATCCCGGATTCGACGCCGCCCGGCTCGAGACGTCCAAGGCGCGGCAGATCGCGGCGCTCAAGCAGCGCAACGACGACGCCTCGTCGATCGTCGGCCGCGAGTGGCGGCGGCTCCTGTGGGGGCCCGACCACTTCGAGGCACGCGAGCCGACGGCAGCGAGCGTCGCGGCGACGACGCGCGAGCGGATGGCCGACGTCCACCGGCGGATCTTCCATCCCGGCAACATGATCGTGTCGGCGACGGGCGACTTCGACGAGCAGGAATTGCTCGCGCGTCTCGCCAAGGCGTTCGCGGGCTGGCAGAAGGGGCCGGCGGTGCCCGACCCGGTGGCGCCGACGGCACAGCTCGTGCCGGGGGTGTACCACGTGCCCAAGGACATCCCCCAGGGCAAGGTCGTGATCGGGATGCGGTCGATCGCGCGCGACGACCCCGACGCGATCCCGCTGGCGATCCTCAACGACATCCTCGGCGGCAGCGGCTTTACCAGCCGGATCATGCAGCAGGTGCGCAGCAACGAGGGGCTGGCCTATTCGGCGGCCTCGGCGGTCGCGCCGAAGGTCTACTACCCCGGGCAATTCCAGGCCCGGTTCGAGAGCAAGAATCCCACCGTGGCGCTGGCCACGAAGATCGTCATGGACCTCATCGGGCAGGTCCGCGAGGAGCCGGTCACCTACGAGGAGCTGGAGACTGCCAAGCTCGCCGCCATCGAGACCTTTCCGCGGCAGTTCGAGAGCAAACCGGCGATGCTCCGGCTGTTCGTCAACGACGAGTGGACGAAGCGTCCGCCGGGCTATTGGCAGTCGTACCGCGACAAGGTCAGCGCCGTGACCCGCGAGGACCTCCAGCGCGTGGCCCGCAAACACCTCGATCCGGAGAAGATGGCGATCCTCGTGGTCGGTGATTGGGACGCGATCGCCGGCGGCGATCTCCAGCGGCGGGCGACGATGAAGGACTTTTTCGGGGGCCGGGTGACCCATCTCCCGCTCCGCGACCCGCTGTCGCTCGAGCCGTTGCCCGAGGGGGGTGAAACGCCGAAGTGA
- a CDS encoding YHYH protein, whose translation MVGTGGWSNREFWRHAALLVTALVAATEAGAGGALAEEKPAGAVALGGRWFLRPGAGPDGKPLYLYRDHVGGVERYVDLFSYHMRDSNGDETDEVQVGHEPGFIVINSQGYPNHPTAIFPNSGNPNRIAVQDFTFRLPLEPRIAPEITRLPMGPIGLALNGVVFFNPFEQGGMNAVEGYSEVWLDACCGHPQQTGVYHYHKYPSCVKSPFADDGTRHSPIIGFAFDGFPVYGPYESAGVMARDLDATSGAPLDVCNGHADSARGYHYHVTPGRFPYILGGYRGVPEPSNNRGMRRAGSGAIVDNASGSSRLEATVAEVVPGSVARGGRRTVTIRLDPTAAQRGPIPEGKPEWVQFGPFEAVDIARDGDTVTVVLDVGADAPLGVLLDCHVEFPTAASGRGRRVLKRNDALRIVE comes from the coding sequence ATGGTCGGCACCGGTGGCTGGTCGAATCGGGAATTCTGGCGGCACGCCGCCCTGCTCGTCACCGCACTTGTCGCCGCGACGGAGGCCGGCGCCGGAGGCGCCCTTGCCGAGGAAAAGCCGGCCGGCGCGGTGGCGCTCGGCGGCCGCTGGTTTCTCCGCCCCGGTGCCGGGCCCGACGGGAAACCGCTGTATCTGTACCGCGACCACGTCGGCGGCGTGGAGCGCTACGTCGACCTGTTCAGCTACCACATGCGCGACTCCAACGGCGACGAGACCGACGAGGTCCAGGTGGGCCACGAGCCGGGATTCATCGTCATCAACAGTCAGGGTTACCCCAACCACCCCACGGCGATCTTCCCCAACAGCGGCAATCCCAACCGGATCGCCGTCCAAGACTTCACGTTCCGTCTGCCGCTCGAGCCACGGATCGCCCCCGAAATCACCCGGCTGCCGATGGGGCCGATCGGCCTGGCGCTCAATGGCGTGGTGTTTTTCAATCCGTTCGAGCAGGGGGGGATGAACGCCGTCGAGGGCTATTCCGAGGTCTGGCTCGACGCCTGCTGCGGCCATCCCCAGCAGACCGGCGTGTACCACTACCACAAGTATCCGTCGTGCGTGAAAAGCCCGTTCGCCGACGACGGCACTCGGCATTCGCCGATCATCGGCTTCGCCTTCGACGGCTTCCCCGTGTACGGCCCGTACGAGTCGGCCGGCGTGATGGCCCGCGATCTCGACGCCACGTCGGGCGCGCCACTCGACGTGTGTAACGGGCATGCCGACTCGGCGCGCGGCTACCACTACCACGTCACCCCGGGGCGCTTTCCGTACATCCTCGGCGGCTACCGGGGCGTGCCCGAGCCGTCGAACAACCGCGGCATGCGGCGCGCCGGTAGCGGGGCGATCGTGGACAACGCCAGTGGCTCGAGCCGTCTCGAGGCGACCGTCGCCGAGGTCGTGCCGGGCTCGGTGGCGCGCGGCGGCCGGCGGACGGTGACGATCCGGCTCGACCCGACGGCGGCACAGCGCGGGCCGATCCCCGAAGGCAAGCCGGAGTGGGTCCAGTTCGGGCCGTTCGAGGCGGTCGACATCGCGCGCGACGGCGACACCGTGACGGTCGTGCTCGACGTCGGGGCCGACGCTCCGCTCGGCGTGCTCCTCGACTGCCACG
- a CDS encoding insulinase family protein translates to MPAACPLSSCRFALVVALLSAASAAGQQVAVEEFRLDNGMEFLLVPRTDQPNVVSAGWVAKVGSVNERPGITGISHFFEHMMFKGTDTIGTRDAKRDADYRRRQQELRDQINSLVWAGQYERFLRGEIGDPWDPANDTQELRLLRGKLDGLIKAQQGRGDDGVEAATIVKDEFDQVYTKAGGSGMNAFTSHDLTCYFITVPSNKLELWAWMESDRLHDSVFREFYSERDVVHEERRLRTDSTPTGRFEEQFDSMFWASCGYSWPVIGWPSDLNSYTFEQALDYWNVYYRPGNLVGVVVGDFDPAQAKEFIRRYFSRLDPGTRKPPPVVTLEVEQLAEQRMNASGDFPPAVEIRYHTVPAGHADSYPLDMLAEILNERTGRLYTGLVEGRAIAAGAGASSDTRKYAGLFAFEAQARGDATPEQLEAAWEEELARLQADEVPERELRKVKNRVAAGNYRRLENNMSLLVQLAFAEATLDWREINDGPRKYEAVTAADIRRVATTYFKPTNRSVAIYRRQAGQ, encoded by the coding sequence ATGCCCGCCGCCTGCCCTCTGTCGTCCTGCCGCTTCGCGCTTGTGGTGGCCCTGCTGTCGGCCGCCAGCGCCGCCGGCCAGCAGGTCGCCGTCGAGGAATTCCGTCTCGACAACGGGATGGAATTCCTCCTCGTGCCCCGGACCGACCAGCCCAACGTCGTCAGCGCCGGGTGGGTGGCCAAGGTGGGGAGCGTCAACGAGCGCCCCGGGATCACCGGGATCAGCCACTTCTTCGAACACATGATGTTCAAGGGCACCGACACGATCGGGACCCGCGACGCGAAGCGCGACGCCGACTACCGGCGGCGCCAGCAAGAGCTCCGCGACCAGATCAATTCCCTCGTCTGGGCCGGGCAGTACGAGCGTTTCCTGCGCGGCGAGATCGGCGACCCGTGGGATCCGGCCAACGACACGCAGGAGCTGCGCCTGCTCCGTGGCAAGCTCGACGGCCTGATCAAGGCGCAGCAGGGGCGAGGCGACGACGGCGTCGAAGCGGCGACGATCGTCAAGGACGAGTTCGACCAGGTCTACACCAAGGCCGGTGGCAGCGGGATGAACGCCTTCACCAGCCACGACCTGACCTGCTACTTCATCACCGTTCCCTCCAACAAGCTCGAGCTGTGGGCGTGGATGGAGAGCGACCGGCTCCACGACAGCGTGTTCCGCGAGTTCTACTCGGAGCGCGACGTCGTCCACGAAGAACGTCGGCTGCGCACCGACAGCACCCCGACGGGGCGCTTCGAGGAGCAGTTCGACAGCATGTTCTGGGCGTCATGCGGCTATTCGTGGCCGGTGATCGGCTGGCCCAGCGACCTCAACAGCTACACCTTCGAGCAGGCCCTCGACTACTGGAACGTCTACTACCGGCCGGGCAACCTCGTCGGCGTGGTGGTCGGCGATTTCGATCCGGCCCAGGCCAAGGAATTCATCCGGCGCTATTTCTCGCGTCTCGACCCGGGCACACGGAAGCCGCCGCCGGTGGTCACGCTCGAGGTCGAGCAGCTCGCCGAGCAGCGGATGAACGCCAGCGGCGACTTTCCCCCGGCCGTCGAGATCCGCTACCACACCGTCCCCGCCGGGCACGCCGACAGCTACCCGCTCGACATGCTCGCCGAGATCCTCAACGAGCGGACCGGTCGGCTGTACACCGGCCTCGTCGAGGGGCGCGCGATCGCAGCGGGCGCCGGCGCGAGCTCCGACACGCGGAAATACGCTGGCCTGTTCGCCTTCGAGGCCCAGGCCCGCGGCGACGCCACCCCCGAGCAGCTCGAGGCGGCGTGGGAGGAGGAGCTCGCGCGGCTCCAGGCCGACGAGGTCCCCGAGCGCGAGCTGCGCAAGGTGAAGAACCGCGTCGCGGCGGGCAACTACCGGCGCCTCGAGAACAACATGTCGCTGCTCGTGCAGTTGGCGTTCGCCGAGGCCACGCTCGACTGGCGCGAGATCAACGACGGCCCGCGGAAATACGAGGCCGTCACGGCGGCCGACATCCGCCGCGTCGCCACCACCTATTTCAAGCCGACCAATCGCAGCGTCGCGATCTACCGCCGGCAGGCGGGGCAGTGA